The following is a genomic window from Dermatophilaceae bacterium Soc4.6.
GTCTCGTCGCCTCAGCTCCACCAGTTCGCCGAAGCGCAGGGCACACCAGGAGGCGAGCAACGTCATGAGCCGGTAGCGCGGGGGCATCTCGCGGACGATGTCTTCGAGCTCGGCGAGGGTGGCTGGTTTGATGGTCTTGACCCGCTTGGCGGCGCCCGCCCCGGTAATGTGGCAGGGGTTCGCCACCATCTCCTCGTCCTGCACTGCGGTGGCCAGGATGGCCCGGAGCAGCGAGTACGAGTGGGCGCGCAGGGTGGGTTTGGTCTCGTCGAGGCTGGCGTGCCAGCGGCGGACCATCGCGGGAGTGATGTCCCGGAGCGGTGTGTCGTCCAGGGGCGCGAGTTGGTAGCGCAGGAGGGACCCGTAGTGCTGCCGGGTACGAGGCTTGAGGTCGCGGTCGGCGAGCCAGGTCTTGGCGTAGGCGCCGAAGGTCAGCGGTCCCCGGATCCGCGCTTCGCGGTCACGTGGGGGAGTCCATGAGCCGGCAACGATGAGACGTCGTTCGTCGGTCAGCCACGCCTCGGCGTCCATCCGAGTCTCGAACGTGTGCGGCGCGTTGTGAAGCGAGGTGTCCGGTCCGGTGTAGCGCGCCCGGTAGCGCTTGCTCGGCAGCTTGGTCATCTGTCCGAAGGCCCGCTTCTGCGCCACTATCGTCCTTCCCACATCCGCGTTTTCGTGTCGGATACGTGTCGGATGAGAGTGTAAACGGGTCCACGTGTGACCACTAGTGTCCTGGGCTACTGGTTCTTATACCAGCAGGTCAGCGGCCTGCGCAGGAGGTCGTCGGCCAGGTTCCGGATAGGGGCTGAAACCTGTTTCAAACCCAGTATCGCCCACCAGCACGAAACGGCCCCTGACCTGCGGAAACGCAGAGCAGGGGCCTTCGTCGTAACCGCCACGTGTCCGATACGTGTCCGATGAGGGACGCTCTCCTCTGGAGGAGCAGCCATGTCCAGCACGACCAACCTGCACGACGACCAGCGACCCACTCGGCTCGAGTTCGCGAGATCCGACCTCGGAGACCGCATCGTCGGCCTCGCGGAGCGGCTGAGGATGCTCGGCGGGCGCGTCTCCGGCGTCCGCCCGCAGACCGACCTCGAGGCCATGTTCCGCAACTACGAGTGGGGTTACAAGATGGGGCGCGACAAGGCCCTCACCGACGTCGTCCGGATCACGACCAGGCCGGAGGCGCAGCGATAACACCGCGACCGCGCAGGCCGTCCAGCACGAGCCGTGGTGCACCGACCACGTCGCCCTCCCGGCCTTCCCTGGGGATGGCCTCAATGAGCTCGGCTGGTGTCACCGGACCTTCTGGAGCGGCGAGCGGAACAGGGACGGCTAGCCGGCGGTCACCCTTGAGGGTCAACGGCTCCCTGGGGCCCGTCGTTGAGGTCTACGCCGGGGGCGACGTGTTCCTCACGCCGGCGCAGGCGCGGGCGATGGCTGGGACTGCTGCGAGCCGCGGAGGTACTCGAGGGGACCGTGTGAGCGTTCGGCAGACGGAACAACACCCCCGCTCGAGGTGCGAGCGGGGGTGTTGTCGTGTGTGTCGCCTCATCATGTATCCGGCGAGGTGGCGCGGAGTGAGTAGATGCGCTGAGCCTCGAGCACGAGGGCGAGCGCGCCATCTGTGATCGTCGCAACCGTGCTCGCGTCCGAGGTGATTCTGACGTTGTGTACACCCTCGGCCACCTGCTCTAGCCGATGCATCCCCAGCATTGAGTGCGTCGCCCACTGTTTCCCGTGAGCGAGCCCACTACATATCCGCCACATGAACACGGCTTCTTCGCCGCCGAACACCGTCGCGTCGCCGCCAGCGGACACCTTGGCTGCGTACCCCTTGGATCGTGGCCCGATTCTCATCGGGTCCAGCCCGGGTCGGCGTCCGGCGATCTCGCGCAGCCGAGCGAGCCTCGCTAGCATCCACGGCTCGGTGGGGGTGCCCAGAAGCTTGTCTACGGCCTCCCGGTCGAGGTCATCCTCACGGACCAGCATGAGGCGGCGCAAGACTCGCTCGTTGCGTTGCGCCGGACCGAGCAAATAGGCGGCGACGGCGGCGCTCTCGATAGCGGACCTCAGCAGCGTGAACGGCGCCCATGCATGCAGCGAGTCGGCACCGAGGATCGCGGCTCGCAGGCAGTGCAGGTGGTCTACCGCGACCCCAAGGGAGTGCCGGGCCATGTGGGAGGTCTGGAACGGTGCGGTAGCCGTGTCATCGCCCGCCAGTGTGGAGCGGGGCTGCACGTCCATCGAGGCGGGCGCGGTCTGCCACTGGTTGACGAGGACGAACGCCTGTTCTAGCTGTTCGATGCCGCGACGGTGCTCGTCTGCCGAATCTTCCCTGTCCCCCGACCAACCCATCCGCTGACCGTACATGTGCGGTAGCGGCGCCCACGACCTGCTGGGGGGATGAGGTCGTGGGCGCCGAGGTCGGGGGTAGCGGCTTGTCCGGAAGCTCACCCGGCAGGGGGTGCAGCCCTACATTCAGGGCTGGACTGGAGGTGGGGTCACCCGGAAACGACACCCCCGGCGCCCACGGCGCGCGCTCTGTGTCTGCTTGCGCGGGAGGGGGTCAGGGGTGTCGTGCGTCGGCGAGTCGAGCGTGGGGTTTCGTCTCGTAACCGTAGGGTATGGGTATAACTAGGACCTTCGAGACGATTCGGCTATATCTGCCCGTGGGGGGCATGAGCAGCCGTAGGCGTGATCGAGGGGATAGGGGGGTCGGGCGCCACCGGCGCGGCACACCGTGGGGGTGTGTCGCCCGGGGCGCTCGTCAGTCTGGCTGCGAGTATGCGGCCCAGCGCTGGACCCGGAGTGGCGCCCATGACCCGCTCGGGGGATAGGGCCATGGGCGCCGGGCCGAGCGTTACCCAGGCACCTGATGCCATAGGCTCCCGCCGTGGGGATGAGCGACGTGCAGGGACAGCACCCTTCCGGTGATGAGTCGCGGCGTCAGCGTTGGGAGGCCAGGGCGAACCGGCCCCTGACTCTCGCGGCCGTCCTGTTCCTGATCGCCTATGCCTGGCCGGTGCTCGAGCCGGATCTGTCCGGTCCGCTGGCGGCCGGCTGCCAGGTGGTGACCTGGGCGACGTGGGCGCTCTTCGTTGTTGACTACGTCGCCCGCTTCGTGCTGTCGAGCCGCCGTGTGGCGTTCGTTCGCAGCAACGTGCTGGACCTGGGTGCCGTCGCCCTGCCGCTGCTGCGCCCCTTGCGGCTCCTACGGTTGGTGGCGTTGCTGTCGGTGATGAACCGCTACGCGGGGGGTTCGCTGCGCGGCCGGGTCGCGGTCTACGTCGCGGGGTCGACGTCTCTGATCCTGTTCGTGGCGTCGCTTGCGGTGCTCGACGCTGAGCGGCAGGCCGAGGGCGCGAACATCACGACGTTCGGGGACGCGCTGTGGTGGTCGATGACCACGGTCACGACGGTCGGTTACGGCGACCGGTTCCCGGTGACGACCGAGGGGCGGTTCATCGCTGGTGGGCTCATGCTCGCGGGGATCGCACTGCTGGGCATCGTCACAGCCTCTCTCGCCTCATGGCTCTTGGACAGGGTCCGTGAGGTCGAGGAGGAAAGCCAGGGCACCACACGCGCGGATATCGACGCGCTGACTGCGGAGGTACGTGCGCTCAGATCAGAGCTTGCACAGCGTGAGGTCCGTCTCAGCACGGAAGCCGACTGACTCGCACGCCCGGCCAGGCCTGACCCTTCCCGACTGTCACCCACGACCCGCTCGAGGGGACGGCCCAGCTGGCGCGGGCCCGGGGCGGCGAGCAACTCGTCCTCGGGTCGGCTTGTGGATCAGCCAGACCGCTTGCTCACGCCCCGCGGTATTGGGCGAAGAGACCTCCGGTAGCATCGGAAATCGGTATGATAGGGGCGAAACTGACTGAAATGGGGAACAATGACGACTCCTTGAGCAAGCGCGAGGCCAAGGCAGACAAGGCCGCCGAGAAGGCCAGAGCCAAGGCACAACGCAACTGGTTCTCGAGGCACAAGATCCTGACTGGGCTGGCAGTCCTGCTCATTCTCATCATCGGCCGCGCCGCCACCACCGGCGGCGGGAGCGCGCCGACGACAGCGGCAACCCCGGCAGCGTCGGCCTCAGCCGCTCCATCAACTAAGGCCGCTGCAGCCAAGACTCCCGCAGCAACGCCAAAGCCCGCTGCTCCCGCGTTGACAGCTGGTCAGGGGAACGCTGTGAAGGCAGCCGAGAACTACCTCAACCTCACGGCCTTCTCTCGTGCGGGCCTGATCAAGCAGTTGTCCTCCTCGGCCGGCGACGGTTACTCGGTCCAAGACGCGACCTACGCGGCCGATCACGTGGAGGTCAACTGGAACGATCAGGCTGCCAAAGCCGCCAAAAACTACCTCGGCCTGACGTCCTTCTCACGGGCGGGCCTGATCAAGCAGCTAACGTCCTCGGCTGGCGACGGTTACACGCTCGACCAGGCGACGTACGGTGTGACCAAGGCGGGTCTCTAGGCGGCGCGTGCAAGATACGTGCAAGATTGTCGACTCCTCCTGTCAAGGGCCATTGAGATCTGCCCAGAGGCGGTCGTGAGACCTGCCCGGTGACGGTCACGAGAACTGCCCGGTGGTGGCCATGGGATCTGCCCAGTGCTGGCCACCCTCGGCCTCAGGGGGTGGGTCAGGTCAAGGGGCTCACCCCCGCGCCGGCGAGGGCTTGGGTCAGGCGGACGCTGTCGCCGGTGGTCTGACAGATGTGGGCGTGGTGCAGGAGCCGGTCGACGGTCGCGGTTGCGAGGGTCTTGGGCATCAGCTCGTCGAACGAGGCGGGGTGCAGGTTCGAGCTGATCGCGATGGACCGCTTCTCGTACGCGGCATCGACGAGGCGGTATAGGCCCTCGGCGGCGTCGTGGGCCACGGGGAGCAGGCCAATGTCGTCGACCACGACGAGATCTGCTCGCAGGACGCGGGCGATGGCGCGGGTGACGGTGTCGTCGGCGCGGTGGCGGCGTAGCAGGATGCCGAGGTCTTCGAGGGTGAACCAGGCGACCTTCAGGCCTTGCTCGACGGCTTGCTGGCCCAGGGCCTCGAGCAGGAACGTCTTGCCGGTGCCCGAGGGGCCGCACACGACGAGGTTCTCCCGCCGGTGGACCCACTCCAAGGTCCGCAGGGCCTGCTGGGTCGGCGCGGGGATCGAGGAGGCCTGCGGGTCCCACGCGTCGAACGTCTTGCCCGTGGGGAACCCGGCGGTGCTGCGGCGGGTCGCGAGGGCGGACCGTTCCCTGCCGGCGGCTTCCTCGCCGAGCAGGGCCCGCAGGACCTCGACGGGTTCCCACCGTTGGGCCTTCGCGGTCGCGACGACTTCAGGGGCGTGGCGCCGGATGTGCGGCAGGCGTAACCGCCGCAGCAGCGCCTCGAGGTCGTCGGGCAGCGGCGGTGGGGCCGGGACACCCAGGGCCGGGGCTGCGGTCGTCTTCGTCGCCGAGCTCACGAGGTCACCTCCGGTCGAGGGTCGTTGACCGTGACAGCACGGTCGTTACACAGCGCCGACGACGACGCCGTCTCCGGGCCCGAGGTCAAGGTCGAAGTCGTGGCAGCGCCGAGGGCGGCCCAGCTGGAGGTGCCCTGGGTCAGGGACCCGTCTTCTCCGGCACGGCTGACCGCCGCGTTCCGCGTGACGTGTTGGTGGTGATCGAGGATGGACGCGAGGTCGGCCTCGGCGAACCGGGCGTGAACCGCGGCGTGGCCCAGCGCCCAGTCGACGTCCTTGGTGTCGAACAGCTTCGCCAACGTCACGGCCTGGGCCATCTTGACCCGGATCTTCGTCGTGCCCGCGGCCGCGGCCTCGCTCAGCCACAGCCGGGCACCGTCACCGATGGTCAGGAACTCAACCTCAGCAGCGTTCCGGGCCAACGGTTTCCGCCCCAGCGCCCCCACGGGGGTGTGGGGGAAGTGGTCATCGTTGATCTTCGGGCTGCCCGGGGTAGCACGGGCGTGGCGGGCGACTTCGACCGGCCCGGTCGGGCCGACGTGCACGAGCACGATCACCTCGTCAGCGCCTTTGCCGTGGACGCGGACCCACACCGTTTGACCGAGCAGCCGGGCCGGGACGGAGTACTGCCCACCCTCGAACGAGACCATCGGGGTGCTCGGCGGCACGGTCCGGGTCACCCCAAACGCGACCGTGTGCGGGACGAGCGGGATGGGGTGAAGCCGGGCGTGTTCCTCGGCGAGCATCTCCACCGGGACCCGGCGGGTGACCCGGTGGACCCTCGTGTTGACGTGGTCACAGAACTCCTCGCACGCGGCCTCGAGCTGCGCGAACGAGGCGTACTGCTCGCGCAGGTTCGTGTCCTTCGGGACCAGGTCAGCCTTGGCGATCTTCACCGACGACTCCGACCCACCCTTCGACGCCGGGTCAGCCGGGACGCAGGTGTGAATGGTGAGACCGTAGTGCCGAGCGAAGGCGACGATCCCCGGGTTGCGCACCGGCACCCCGGCGACATGCTCGGTCGTGACGGTCTTCTCGTTGTCCGTCAACACGTACGTCGGGGCGCCACCGAGCCGGCGCAGCGTCACGTCGAGCGCGGCCATCACCGACGGCATCGTCTTGTCCCGGATCGGCAGGACCACCCGGAACCGCGACCACGCCAACCACGCGATGAACAACGTGGTCTTCACCCCGTCGATGACCGGGCCGTCACCGAAGTCGTACTGCAGCCACATCCCCGGCTCCGTCACCCACGGACGGTGGACGCGGACACGACCGAGGCGGTAGTCCTTCTTCACCGCCGCGACCGCGCGTCGGGTCGTGCGCTCGGACCCGGTGTACCCGAGGGCTGCGAGCTTCTCGTGGGCTCGATCCGCGCGGAGCTTGCCCTTGGACCGCTCGATCCACTCCTCGATCTTGGGCAGGAACTCGTCGATCAGCTGCGGTCTCGCAGCGGGACGATCGGACAGGACGCCCGATTCGCGGGCGGCGACGTACCTCGCGACGGTGTGGTGCGAGACCCCGGACAACTCCCCGGCGTCCCGCAACGACCCGGTCAGGTCGAAGGCTTCCAACATGTTCATGATCTCCTCGGCAGACTTCATGGTGTCCCTCCTGGGGGGCGGCAGGCGCATCAGCACCGCCACCGCACCCCAGGAGGGGCCTCAACCGCTGTATGCGGTGAGGCCAACGAACTCGTGTCGGGCAGATCCCGTGACCGTCAGCGGGCACTTCTCGTGGCCGCTACCGGGCAGTTATGTGGCCGCCTCCGGGCAGTTTCTCGTGGCCGCTGCCACCTCCCGCGGCGCCGAGGGTCACGACGTCCCCACCGACGTTCAGGTCGTCTGTGCTCGGCGGTCCCAGGGGTGACACACACCTTCGTGTGCGACCAGGAGCACAGCGAGCCTGTCCGCCAGACGGCACCACGTCCTGCTGTACCTGTCCACCCATGTCTACCGACGCCACGCCGTCGCGGACGAGGTCACCGAGGGCAGTCCCGCCCCCTCGAGGCGTTCTACCCGTGATCTACCCCGACGCGTTGGTGGTGAAGATCCGCGACGGCGCGCACGTGTCCAACCGGTCCGCGCACATGGCGGTCGGGGTCGACCTGGACGTCCTCATCGTGTGCTGCGACGGCCTGAACGGGTTCCCCGAAGCGATCGAGGCGACTGGCCGAGGGTGATGGTCCAGACGTGTGTCGTGCACCTGATCCGGGCGTCCATGCGGTTCGTGGCCTACGCCGACAGGAATGCCGTCGCCGCGATGCTGCGCCCGATCTACACCGCCCCCGACGAGGACGCCGCACGTATGGCGATGGCCGCCTTCGGCGACTCGACCTGGGGCAGGAAGTACCCCGCCGCGGTCGCGACCTGGGAGAACGCCTGGGACCGGTTCACCCCGTTCCTCGCGTTCGGCCCGGCCCCGCGCAAGGTCATCCACACGACGAACAGCATCGTGACCTTGAGGCCCCTGTTGGGTGTCGTTGACGTCGTCGATGCACTGGATCGGTCAGTGATTGTGCCTGCTGGACATAACAATCTGCAGCCGTCCAACAGGAGCGGTCGCAGGAGGTGCCTGTGCCTGAGAGCCGACGCCGGGGGCAAACGGGGTGCCCGGGCACCGCTGAACATGGTGGTGATCGGGAACGTCCCTCCTCGGTGAGAGAAACGTGCGAGGGTGACCCACTAAGTGCCAAGGTGTGTCGGCACGCCGAGTCGAGGAGGTTGCCGTGGCCGGAGCATCGTCGCAGTCCGGGCTCATTGAACGGCTGGTATCCGTCAGTCCCGGACAACCCTGCGGGCAGCAGGAGATCCTTCAAGAACTGCGTCGGGTGATCCTGACTGGAGACGCACCGCCAGGCACGTCCATTCCGCTCGAAGCGGTCGCGCAGTTCTTTGCGGTGAGTGTCATCCCGGTGCGCGAGTCATTGAAGACCTTGATCGGTGAGGGGCTGGTCGACCATGTGCCCCGTGGCGGTTACCGCGTCGCCCAGCTCACTCGTGACGAGCTCCGCGAGTTCTACGTGATCCGTGAGGTCCTCGAGGCTGCAGGCCTGCGGTCTGCCGTCGCCAGGGCGAATGCCGCCGACGACGCTGCCGCCGTGGCGATCCACGAGGCGCTGGCCGCTGAGCTCGTGGCCGAGGACTACCGGGCGTATCACCGTGACAGCCGACGGTTCCATCTCGCTCTCCTCAAGCCGTCTGGTATGCAGCGCCTGCTCCACATGTTCGAGCTGGCGTGGAACGTCACTGATCCTGCCCAACCCATGGCTGCGGTGTCCACCGTCGACCGGGAGCGCATGTACGCGGACCACTCCGCCATGCTGGCGGCGTTCGTCGCGCGCGACGCGGACGAGCTGGTGCGACGCTCCCGCAAGCACTACAAGCGGCTCGAGCGAGCCGTCGACGATGCCTGAACCCTGATCCTCCGATGATCTAGCAGCAGCGGCGGGTCGTGATACGCGAATGCCCTTGTGGGGCGGAGGAATTGGGTCTTCGACAGTCCGAGTGAAACGGCACTAAGGGGCATCCGAGAGATGCAAGCACTCCACACGATCAGCACGAAGTTCGATGACCCCAACCTGATCGGTGCGGCGGGGCTGGTCCCGGTGCTGCGGTTTGACGCAGCAGGCCGGGTTGCAGCAGTCGCTTCAGGAGCGGTTAACGTGCCGTCGCCGAACGCGGCAACCAAGGCGGGGTGTGTGGTCGTGAGGATGATCGCGGGCGCTGACAGCATCGACGACCTCGACGTCCTGCGCCAGGGCGGACTGAGCAAGGTCGTCACGGGGCGCGGGCGCCGTCGACGGTTGGGACGTTCTGCGGGCGTTCGAGTTCGGGCAGGTGAAGCAGCTCGACGCGGACTCCTCCCGGGTGTTGGCTGGGCTGACGGGCGTAGTGGCGCGGCTGCTGTCCGGGACCGAGGCGATGGCGTCCGTGGACATCGACGACACGATCCGTGAGGTCCACGGGTACCAGAGGCAGGGCGTCGCGTACGAATGCTCCGGTGTGAAGGGTCTGAACGCGCCAGTAGGCGTCGCCGACGCGCGCCCCGCTCATCGCCGGCTCCCGGCTGCGTAAGGGCAACACGATCTTCGGGCAGGGCGTGAAGCTGGCCGGGGACGCCGTGGCGACCGCCCGCCGGGCCGGGGCGGGCGGGCAGGTGATGGTCCGCGCCGACTCCGGGTACTACCGTCGCGACCTGACCACCACCGCCGCCCTCAAGGCCAAGGCGTGGTTCTCGGTCACCGTGCGGATGAATTCCGGCGTGGCGCGGGCGATCGCGGTCATCCCCGACGGGGCATGGATCACGACCAGTACCCGCGGGCGATCTGGGACGAGGACGAGAATCGGTGGATCTCCGAAGCGCAGGTCGCCGAGACGCACTTCGCCGCGTTCGCGCCCGCCCGGAAGGCCCAGCACCTGCCCTGCCGGCTCGTGGTCCGCCGCGTCCAACGCCTCAACAAGGCCGCTTCCGCTACAGGTCAAGAGCTGTCCGCCAGCTGGCGCCACCACAGCTTCGTCACCCAAGTCGAATCAACCGCTATCGCCGCGGACGAGACCCACCGCGACCACGCCGTCGTCGAGCAGGTCGAATGCCGAGCTGTAGACCGGGGCCCTCGCCCACGCCCCGCCGCGGAAGTTCGACGCGAGCGCGGCCTGGCTGGCGCTGGCCTGCGTCGCGTTCAACCTCCTGCGCGTCTCCGGGGTGGCCGCCTCGACCCGCCACGCCAAAGCCCGGCGGACCACCTGCGGACCCATCTGATCGCGGTACCCGCCCGGGTCGCGTCGTCGGCCCGCCGACTCACGCTGCACCTACCGACGAGCTGGCCCTGGGCGGAGTGGAAGAGCCGGACAGACCGGGGGCTCCACCACGTGTTCGTCCCAGGCAGTGAGGATCAGCAGCCGGCAGAGTCAGCACCCGCTGCGGAATCAGCGTCGGTGGATCCGGGCCGAACAGGGCCCATTTATTCATGCAGGTGGGGTCATATATCTCGGATATACGCGCACGGGTCTATTCTCAAAAACCACTTCGGGACTAGCGTCGGGCCACAGCTCGGGGGTGCCACCAGGCACAGCCCGATCAACGAAGGAGTGCCCACCATGAGCGATACGATCATAGACGCACCAGCTCCCCCCAGCGCGGAGCACCCGGCCGGCGTCGGCGTCATCAAGCCGGGTTACCACCCCCGGCTCACGAACGACGACCTCGCACCACTTCGGGACCAGAACTGGACCTGGTACAACATCTTCGCCTTCTGGATGTCGGACGTGCACAGTGTCGGCGGGTACGTCACGGCCGGCAGCCTCTTTGCCCTCGGACTGACCAGCTGGCAGGTCTTCATCTGCCTCATCGCCGGGATCTCGATCGTGCTCTTCTTCACCAATCTGGTGGCCAAGCCCAGCCAGCGAACCGGCGTCCCTTTCCCGGTGATCTGTCGGTCCGTCTTCGGAGTCGTCGGAGCCAACATCCCGGCGATCATCCGCGGCCTCATCGCGGTGGCCTGGTACGGCATCCAGACCTATCTGGCGTCCGCCGCACTGGACATCCTCGTGGTGCGCCTGTGGCCGTCGGCCGCCTCCTACGGCGACGTGGCCCAGCACGGGTTCCTCGGTCTCTCGGCCCTCGGCTACGTCACCTTCGCGATCCTCTGGGTGCTGCAGGCAGCCGTCTTCTGGACCGGCATGGACACGATCCGCAAGTTCATCGACTTCTGCGGGCCGGCGGTCTACGTCGTCATGATCCTCCTGTGCGGCTACCTGCTCGTCCAGGCCAAGTTCCAAATCAACCTCGACCTGTCGAGCAAGCACCTGACCGGGACCGCGGTGATCTCCACCATGTTCGCCGCCACCGCACTGGTCGTGTCGTACTTCTCCGGGCCGATGCTGAACTTCGGTGACTTCTCGCGTTACAGCGAGAGCTTCGAGGCCGTCAAGAAGGGCAACTTCTGGGGCCTACCGGTCAACTTCACGATGTTCTCGGTCCTGACCGTCCTGACGGCTGCCGCCACCCTCCCGGTCTACGGCGAGCTGATCACCGACCCGGTCAAGACCGTGGGCAAGATGGACAGCACGTTCGCCATCGTCCTGGCCGCGCTGACCTTCGCTACGGCGACCATCGGCATCAACATCGTCGCGAACTTCGTCTCCCCCGCGTTCGACTTCTCCCACGTCAACCCGCAGAAGATCAGCTGGCGCACCGGTGGCATGATCGCGGCCGTCGGGTCGGTGCTCATCACGCCGTGGAACCTCTACAAGAACCCGGACACCATCCACTACACGCTCGACACACTCGGTGCGTTCATCGGACCGCTGTTCGGGGTCCTTATCTGTCACTACTACCTCATCCACAAGCAGAAGGTCGCCATCGACGACCTGTTCACCATGGACGAGTCAGGTATCTACCACTACACCCGGGGATTCAACCCGGCCGCGGTCGCCGCCACCGCCATCGCCGCCGTCATCGCGATCGCCTGTGTCTTCGTCCCCGGTATGAACCGGGCCAACGACTACAGCTGGTTCATCGGCTGCGGTCTCGGGCTCGTTGTCTACTACGTGCTCGCCCGCCGTGCCGGAATCGACACGATGATGGACCTGCGCAGCGGCGACGACGTGGTGGTTGGCTGATGATGCGGATCCGGGTGATCAACCCCAACACGACCTGGTCGATGACGAAGCTGATCGGGGAGAGCGCCCGATCCGTCGCCGGAGCGGACGTGGTCATCGAAGCGGTCTCCCCCAC
Proteins encoded in this region:
- a CDS encoding tyrosine-type recombinase/integrase translates to MAQKRAFGQMTKLPSKRYRARYTGPDTSLHNAPHTFETRMDAEAWLTDERRLIVAGSWTPPRDREARIRGPLTFGAYAKTWLADRDLKPRTRQHYGSLLRYQLAPLDDTPLRDITPAMVRRWHASLDETKPTLRAHSYSLLRAILATAVQDEEMVANPCHITGAGAAKRVKTIKPATLAELEDIVREMPPRYRLMTLLASWCALRFGELVELRRRDLDLTSGLIHVRRGAVRAEGKVIVGTPKSAAGIRDVAIPPHLMPLVREHLSSSTIGRDGLLFPAADGTSTLAPSTLYRVFYRAREAAGRPDLRWHDLRHTGAVLAAQTGATLAELMNRLGHSTPQAALRYQHAAQGRDAQIAAALSRIAEGAN
- a CDS encoding ion channel; amino-acid sequence: MSDVQGQHPSGDESRRQRWEARANRPLTLAAVLFLIAYAWPVLEPDLSGPLAAGCQVVTWATWALFVVDYVARFVLSSRRVAFVRSNVLDLGAVALPLLRPLRLLRLVALLSVMNRYAGGSLRGRVAVYVAGSTSLILFVASLAVLDAERQAEGANITTFGDALWWSMTTVTTVGYGDRFPVTTEGRFIAGGLMLAGIALLGIVTASLASWLLDRVREVEEESQGTTRADIDALTAEVRALRSELAQREVRLSTEAD
- a CDS encoding Ltp family lipoprotein — protein: MSKREAKADKAAEKARAKAQRNWFSRHKILTGLAVLLILIIGRAATTGGGSAPTTAATPAASASAAPSTKAAAAKTPAATPKPAAPALTAGQGNAVKAAENYLNLTAFSRAGLIKQLSSSAGDGYSVQDATYAADHVEVNWNDQAAKAAKNYLGLTSFSRAGLIKQLTSSAGDGYTLDQATYGVTKAGL
- the istB gene encoding IS21-like element helper ATPase IstB, whose translation is MSSATKTTAAPALGVPAPPPLPDDLEALLRRLRLPHIRRHAPEVVATAKAQRWEPVEVLRALLGEEAAGRERSALATRRSTAGFPTGKTFDAWDPQASSIPAPTQQALRTLEWVHRRENLVVCGPSGTGKTFLLEALGQQAVEQGLKVAWFTLEDLGILLRRHRADDTVTRAIARVLRADLVVVDDIGLLPVAHDAAEGLYRLVDAAYEKRSIAISSNLHPASFDELMPKTLATATVDRLLHHAHICQTTGDSVRLTQALAGAGVSPLT
- the istA gene encoding IS21 family transposase; the protein is MKSAEEIMNMLEAFDLTGSLRDAGELSGVSHHTVARYVAARESGVLSDRPAARPQLIDEFLPKIEEWIERSKGKLRADRAHEKLAALGYTGSERTTRRAVAAVKKDYRLGRVRVHRPWVTEPGMWLQYDFGDGPVIDGVKTTLFIAWLAWSRFRVVLPIRDKTMPSVMAALDVTLRRLGGAPTYVLTDNEKTVTTEHVAGVPVRNPGIVAFARHYGLTIHTCVPADPASKGGSESSVKIAKADLVPKDTNLREQYASFAQLEAACEEFCDHVNTRVHRVTRRVPVEMLAEEHARLHPIPLVPHTVAFGVTRTVPPSTPMVSFEGGQYSVPARLLGQTVWVRVHGKGADEVIVLVHVGPTGPVEVARHARATPGSPKINDDHFPHTPVGALGRKPLARNAAEVEFLTIGDGARLWLSEAAAAGTTKIRVKMAQAVTLAKLFDTKDVDWALGHAAVHARFAEADLASILDHHQHVTRNAAVSRAGEDGSLTQGTSSWAALGAATTSTLTSGPETASSSALCNDRAVTVNDPRPEVTS
- a CDS encoding GntR family transcriptional regulator, whose amino-acid sequence is MAGASSQSGLIERLVSVSPGQPCGQQEILQELRRVILTGDAPPGTSIPLEAVAQFFAVSVIPVRESLKTLIGEGLVDHVPRGGYRVAQLTRDELREFYVIREVLEAAGLRSAVARANAADDAAAVAIHEALAAELVAEDYRAYHRDSRRFHLALLKPSGMQRLLHMFELAWNVTDPAQPMAAVSTVDRERMYADHSAMLAAFVARDADELVRRSRKHYKRLERAVDDA
- a CDS encoding NCS1 family nucleobase:cation symporter-1; translation: MSDTIIDAPAPPSAEHPAGVGVIKPGYHPRLTNDDLAPLRDQNWTWYNIFAFWMSDVHSVGGYVTAGSLFALGLTSWQVFICLIAGISIVLFFTNLVAKPSQRTGVPFPVICRSVFGVVGANIPAIIRGLIAVAWYGIQTYLASAALDILVVRLWPSAASYGDVAQHGFLGLSALGYVTFAILWVLQAAVFWTGMDTIRKFIDFCGPAVYVVMILLCGYLLVQAKFQINLDLSSKHLTGTAVISTMFAATALVVSYFSGPMLNFGDFSRYSESFEAVKKGNFWGLPVNFTMFSVLTVLTAAATLPVYGELITDPVKTVGKMDSTFAIVLAALTFATATIGINIVANFVSPAFDFSHVNPQKISWRTGGMIAAVGSVLITPWNLYKNPDTIHYTLDTLGAFIGPLFGVLICHYYLIHKQKVAIDDLFTMDESGIYHYTRGFNPAAVAATAIAAVIAIACVFVPGMNRANDYSWFIGCGLGLVVYYVLARRAGIDTMMDLRSGDDVVVG